One genomic region from Evansella sp. LMS18 encodes:
- a CDS encoding cold-shock protein gives MQQGTVKWFNADKGFGFIEVEGGDDVFVHFSAIQGEGFKTLEEGQTVTFDVEQGQRGPQATNVNKA, from the coding sequence ATGCAACAAGGTACAGTAAAATGGTTTAACGCAGATAAGGGATTTGGATTCATCGAGGTTGAAGGTGGAGACGATGTATTCGTACATTTCTCAGCTATTCAAGGCGAAGGATTCAAAACTTTAGAAGAAGGCCAAACAGTTACTTTTGACGTAGAGCAAGGTCAACGCGGACCACAAGCTACTAACGTAAACAAGGCATAA
- a CDS encoding spore germination protein, producing the protein MNTEESNFQYDCRLSSSLSDNLNEILSCLGNSDDIEQSRYMEAKIPFTVLYLSGLVDEQQVNDYIIAPLLREQHIISQDYKINSLIEKMYGVKSFPLKTCSSVLKAIINGETVVLFDGFNEAVSMAGMKSKARTVEEPSTQTVIQGPKEAFVETLSINTSLIRRRIKNPNLRMKNYVIGMDTQTTITLCYIDEKVDKDVLDELHKRLSQLETKEIYDSGMLNEHLEKFGIKNRWYSPFPVNMSTERPDTIASSVNEGRVALIVDGSPFVSIYPVSFWTFFQAAEDYYQRFDFSSFIRVIRIISFLISLYLPSLYISVTTFHPELIATDLLINIAAQREGVPFPAFFEAILMELIFEILREGGIRMPRAIGPAISIVGAIVLGDSIVRAGLVSPVIVIIVALTAIASFVSPAYNFSITARLLRFVMMAFAATTGLFGVLFFSSVLIIHLCSLESMSKPYFYPFAPFHIKSQQDTIFRLPLWINESKLFNKFISLTSNKE; encoded by the coding sequence ATGAATACTGAAGAGTCTAATTTTCAGTATGACTGCCGGCTGTCTTCATCCTTAAGTGATAATTTAAACGAAATTTTGTCCTGCCTCGGTAATAGTGATGATATTGAACAGAGCAGATATATGGAAGCAAAAATTCCTTTTACAGTGTTATACCTATCCGGCTTGGTTGATGAACAGCAGGTAAATGACTATATTATAGCTCCTTTGCTTAGAGAACAGCATATTATTAGTCAAGATTATAAAATCAATTCTTTAATTGAGAAAATGTATGGAGTAAAGTCTTTTCCTTTAAAAACTTGTTCTTCGGTATTAAAAGCCATCATAAATGGTGAGACAGTAGTTTTGTTTGATGGATTTAACGAAGCAGTTAGTATGGCGGGGATGAAGAGTAAAGCGAGAACAGTAGAGGAGCCCTCAACCCAGACGGTAATCCAAGGACCAAAAGAAGCCTTTGTGGAGACACTGTCAATTAATACATCTTTAATCCGAAGAAGGATTAAGAATCCTAACCTTCGCATGAAAAATTATGTTATTGGCATGGATACACAAACTACTATAACCCTTTGCTATATAGATGAAAAAGTTGATAAAGACGTTTTAGATGAATTGCATAAACGTCTGTCTCAACTTGAAACGAAAGAAATTTATGATAGTGGAATGTTGAATGAACACCTGGAAAAATTCGGAATTAAAAACCGCTGGTACAGCCCGTTTCCCGTAAATATGTCAACTGAGCGTCCTGACACCATTGCCTCTTCTGTCAATGAAGGAAGAGTAGCACTTATTGTGGACGGATCACCTTTCGTTAGCATTTATCCTGTGAGTTTCTGGACATTTTTCCAGGCAGCGGAAGATTATTATCAGAGATTTGACTTTTCTTCATTTATCAGGGTAATTCGTATTATTTCATTTTTGATTTCTCTTTACCTGCCATCTCTATATATTAGTGTTACAACTTTTCATCCGGAACTGATTGCTACTGATTTATTGATTAACATTGCAGCCCAAAGAGAAGGGGTGCCTTTCCCTGCCTTCTTTGAAGCCATTCTAATGGAACTAATCTTTGAAATATTAAGAGAAGGCGGCATAAGAATGCCAAGGGCCATCGGACCTGCTATTTCCATTGTTGGTGCTATTGTGCTTGGAGATTCTATTGTACGAGCTGGCCTGGTATCTCCAGTTATAGTAATAATTGTAGCTCTTACCGCCATAGCTAGTTTTGTTTCACCGGCATACAATTTCTCCATTACAGCCAGGTTACTTCGCTTTGTAATGATGGCTTTTGCTGCAACTACCGGACTGTTTGGTGTTTTGTTCTTCAGCTCAGTTTTGATTATTCATTTATGCTCACTTGAATCTATGAGTAAACCGTATTTTTATCCATTCGCACCGTTTCATATAAAGTCTCAACAGGATACTATCTTCAGATTACCACTCTGGATTAATGAATCGAAGCTTTTTAATAAATTTATTTCACTCACTAGTAATAAGGAGTAA
- a CDS encoding endonuclease NucS domain-containing protein, with amino-acid sequence MEYKVIFDRILTDLGEISFRIEWYRLGVEEQEGKRISGCFNIYHHLIEEGLTFKDREMDVSGKRCDHLFQDKEGKDRYIEVKLKASFSAGGQLGCYRNLVKEPSKLYFQQLDQIEEMKNMNNRIDYLIAGF; translated from the coding sequence ATGGAATACAAGGTCATTTTCGATAGAATACTTACTGACCTCGGGGAAATCAGTTTTAGAATTGAATGGTACAGGCTTGGGGTGGAGGAACAGGAAGGAAAAAGAATTTCAGGATGCTTTAATATTTATCACCATCTCATTGAAGAAGGGCTTACTTTTAAGGACAGGGAAATGGATGTTAGCGGGAAGAGGTGTGACCATCTTTTTCAGGACAAGGAAGGAAAGGATCGGTATATAGAGGTAAAACTGAAGGCGTCTTTCAGTGCAGGAGGCCAGTTAGGGTGTTATCGTAATCTTGTAAAAGAACCAAGCAAGCTGTACTTCCAGCAACTGGACCAGATTGAAGAAATGAAGAATATGAACAATCGCATAGATTACCTCATAGCTGGATTTTGA